The following is a genomic window from Episyrphus balteatus chromosome 1, idEpiBalt1.1, whole genome shotgun sequence.
tttggaaaatattaaaaatttgaatgaaaacagtgagtgacaaaatttaaattggtaCAAGTCAGCTATTATATGAaacctcaagaggcttgactcttttttcgaattttcttttgataatcattctgtgaggcgcgtactattacacgatgcctcttgagtcaaagactcaaatttgacatttcttttttgatttaagtattgttgttgctgtattccaccaagaagcaaaaagaaatgaaagggaatgttgaaaaaagaaagagtggaaaaagaaacgtcaaaaaagagtctcggaattTTGGCCCATGACTCTCCgctcggataattttttgttttatcttctttctctttgcACTCATTGGTtatgaaaagaggcgcgcctcttgaggcttcatgtaatagctgaccaACTAATTAACGACAAATTAGCGGCAAATTCCCTCAtactcagtttttcaaaaaaaaccttttttagagatggtgtttcgctaagttgatatcaagttagcgaaacaacacatttccttatgaaattatGGAGCTGCAAAATCGAAATTATCACAATTAATTAACGactacccaagtaacaatttagctttcataagggtcaatgcaagctattttttgacttgtttaagaagaaggacatgtcttatgcaaatcattttggcgcacagTACCGAATTTCCCCAAGACCTTCCTCCACAGGCAAGCCACAAGttaatagcttgtgacgaacagcgtaaaacgaccttatgcaggcctttttacaaaacaatgaaacattttagggaaactatagcttctctaaggaaactatcatttgcattggatgttataataaggccttatggaggttgttataagatgttgaatttatgaataaaaaaaaaaagattttattgatttttttttcttttaatttttttctattttgttttttcttcttttttggccatgtcaatgcttttcctttcgttctgaaatgggaagaattttattttaattgaaaaagaacacatttttgaagtgaaaacttctttagtatcgtagtgatttgaaacaaaatgaaacgaaaacgcgacacgacttcaacttgttataactttttttttttaatagataaatgaatgaaatttgtactgtagatagataattaaatatattataattgtacaaaatttcaattaatttcatattcaaaattcggagataacggtaaaaagatagTCTATtcgaacacacgttatatcttttgatctagtgcacatacaaatttgatttaactttaatacgcatgctgctaacataaccttttatttgatatatcacacatatcgttacgtgctctacaagttacacaatcttaaattgaaaaaaatttaaaaatacctcaaaacacctgtggagatctgttggcgatgaccagctaccagtgtagaaagtaccgtaatctcagtctggaaattcgacatggttgactttaaaaaattctaacttctcttgtagacatctttgaaataagatttatacatcattatacaaggtgaaacaataagctttcacatggtataaaattttttataggttgtcaaacaaaaaaattgatttaaagcatgagaacataaaaataaatgtttttttttgctttttttgatgaaatttcatcgagtttaaaaaattctagctctttttgtagatgtcttataggtctgatcgatatatatattttgagttaagacaagaacctttcagatgatattcaatttttataggttgttagggaaaaaatgcatttaatagcgtgagaagataaaaatacgtgtttttcgctttttttatggaaattgatcgagttaaaaaaattctagctctttttgtagatgtctcatagacctgatcgatatatatatattttgagcttagacaagaacctttcagatgatataaaatttatataggttgtcatataaaaaacatggatttgaaggtgatagaataaaaataggtagattttttcttttttttcaagaaaaatgattttttaaggtttcacttctaccacgtgtgaattgcacacatgatttttttttttttttatttcacaaatggccccgccaggaatcgatcccacgtacctctgcataccaagccagcaccttaccagtagaccatagtcgaatattaaagatgagtggcaaaaagggagctaattgaaacctcacataaaaatgcaatgtgttacaaacattgcatatttgcaggataaaagctttgcatacttattggtgaaaaacattgcatacttgagagatgaaaacattgcatacttacaagaacctcttggaacaggtcttatgaaagccttctgtcacttgaaaaaagaaggcttctttaaaacggttcaaacaggtcttatgaaggtcttctttaacttatattcacaaggcttcttctaaacacttccagatGGCCTTAAGGGGACCtcctttgtttccaaaatggatgatttgagtaagtaagccttaaactaaacttatactaactatagcttgccgaatcgaagGAAATGGaccttatactatgtttccacctacgctaaatccgagatttagctaagtagatttagaataaatctcgagatttattttaaatctacttcgctttatctcagatttgggttgaGATACCCTAAATCTAGGATGtttacctactttcaatccgaggtttagaataaaactcgagatttatgctaaatctacttagctaaatcccggatttagcgtaggtggaaacgtagtattatgcaagtaaaattgttacttgggaatttccataaatgctttcggttttccaaaaaaaattattgaaattgctATCGTCCGGAGGGATTGCCCcctttaagaaaatgttacacttttgcaattttgcaacgatacaagaccatttgcatcgaatcgtgaatacccctaatacaaattctaaaaagatgaattttaaaaaaaatgtccactAAACGCACTCTTTAAAGTTTCCTCAGAATTGAACTGACAAAGTTGATAGAAATTATgaactgtcaaaaatttgacAATCAGCTGACATTTGCCATTTGTTGACGTTGTatagtttgtttttataaaaatttctgataaattttgaacaaaaaatccttaaaatgaGTGAATTATCTGCAGCTGAAGAGGATCGTATCCAAAAACGTGTTAACAAAATTCTAGAAACTCGTCTAGACACTGACAAGGTATAAAATTATTCCCAACCAATTagaattttccaaataaaacaaaaaaacatgtcCTAGGACACCTTGGAAGCTCTTGCCGACTTGTCAACCTTCTTCACCGATAACACCCTCCAAAATCGTCGTAATCTTCgtagtcaaattgaaaaacgtAGTGTCGGCATCAATGAAAACTTCCTCAATGCATTTCGTGAAGTTAAATTATCTCTCGATGCTGTTTGCACTGAAATTGATACAATGGCAAATTCAGTGAGAACCATGAAAGAAGATTTAGAGAGTTCCAAAGCTCTGACTCATGATTTGATTACTCAAACAAACTCTTTACAAGAAGAACGAAGTAAATTACAAATACATCAACAAATCGCCGAGGCATTCCTCGGCCGTTTCCAATTAAGTGTCCCCGAACATCAAATGTTGTATGGAACAACGAGAGATGCCCCAATTGTTGGGGATTTCTTTAAAGTTCTCGATCGGGTGCAAGCTATTCACTCTGATTGTAGAGTATTAATGCAGTGTGGCTATCAGACAGCTGCTTTGGATATTATGGAAGAGATGACATTGCATCAGGAAGGTGCTTTGGAGCGTCTTTACCGATGGACACAAAATCATTGTAGGAACTTGAATAACAACGAAATTGGGGGTTTAGTTGTGGAAGCTATGAACCGTTTACAAGATCGTCCAGTTTTGTTTAAGTAAGTTTCTTCTTTATTCCTCCACCAAATTCCAGTTTCCAGGATCCATTTTTTAGGTATGTCATCGATGAATATGCCATCTCTCGTCGGGCAGTTTTGGTCAGAATGTTCATCGATGCTCTGACTGTTGGTGGGCCTGGTGGCAATCCAAAACCAATTGAAATGCATGCTCACGATCCCAAACGATACATCGGAGACATGTTTGCTTGGTTGCATCAAGCAATTCCAAGCGAAAAAGAGAATCTTATGATTTTGGTTAAGAAATGTGATAAAAATGGTAAGATCTTGATTTGAATTTTCACAGAATCCATCAAAGTATTTACAATTTACAGATTTATCTGATCAAATTCAGACAGCATTGGCTCATATTGCCGATGGTGTTTGTCATCCATTGAAGGTTCGAGTTGAGACAATTTTGAATTCCGAGAAAGATACgataattttatttgctttgtCTAATCTTCTTCGATTTTATCAGCATACTATCAATCAGGTGAGGAGTTATAACCTTTTTGAcattatttcttatatttttgtccttttttttgttttcttctttgtaAAAGAGTATTTCtttgtcttctttttcttttttaatttacctatttttggtttgttttaaattttcccttttcaatataaaataaatgatttagtggagtaactaaagctcaaaaaatggcaatattagggaacccggccgaacagctctgattttcatgatttttttttcaaacgtcggtaattgaaaatactttaaagtctatagattaaaaatttgccgatgttgccgttttgatttttttaaatttaattgaagatttgtgtgaacaaaaaaaatttgtttacatttcatttatgccaaaagattgtctaggcaattaaaggaaaatAATTATATGGGAGTGAaagtgaaggacaatcttccaccgtttaggcgataaatgcaattttctcacaaattgacttcaaacacaaaaaaaaaaatatttgaagacaacgacaacacctacaatatttaaatatacatttttaaaaagctagaagcttattaatatttgtaaaattaaaattaagtaaattgaggaaagggtttttgaaaaaatgataattaaactcagattaaaaaaaataaaataaaaaaaatttaacatgtccttttaaaaactttttcgtaatataaaatgcatttatttttcaattttttttggccacatttattttgattttaaaagaaaaaaaggaaatctcaatatgtattacagtttatgaaaaaaataaaaaagtatttcattttcgaagaacatttttgtaatagatgttttgaaaaaaaatgtacctaactaatttttttttgaaattcaacatttaaatataaagttattttttttattcactcaaTAGCCCtcattgttgaaagttaaatagcaaatgtttaaagttcttatttgctaaggtctttgagaaaatcaattatttcaatgcaaaaattcagtttttatcaaacaaaaccccacgaaattgaagtaatttttaatatattttttaaaactgtaatatatgtatgttaccttttcctcttcggaattcaactgataatatttatggccaaaataagtcatctaaaaatgtttaataacattttttttcaaaaattctgagttgaggaccattctttcaaaaactcttgattaaatttagtggatttaaattttacagatagaatTGAGATTCTGGGTTTTTGAAAACGTGtatgtaaatattgtaggtattGCCGTtgtgttgaaaatatttttttttgtgtttgaagtcagtttgtgagaaaattgcatttatcgcttaaacgatggaagattgtcttttactcccaTATCGTCGGTGACGCGTGCAAAATGTGTAACTCCATCGAcacaaatttttcaggagagtaAAAAAACTACATACACTTTACACTTTTTTCTCACTAAATTTACTGGCCAATTTTTTCTTAAGTGCGAATTCAAGGTTAATATGACTAAAATGGGGATTTCCGGTAAGAGGGATTGTAGATATTGAGTAAATCTAACAGATGGCatcaatttcaaatttcattaaaaaaaaatggagttaCGAACTTTGCACGCGTCACCgacgatatattttttttctaaaattacctagagaatttTTTGGTAtcgtttattttatgaaatttaagcaaacaaaaattaattttaattttaaaaaactatacAGCAACATcagcaatttttaacctatagactttaaagtatttttaattgccgaggtttttttttcggtagtCTAGGGACTCAAggactcaaaaataaaattgaacaaaaacggTTCAAATCTCTTATCTTTTCGTTCATTTAATTGAAATCTTCTCACTTAATGTGTAAatattggatttaaaaattatcAGCCTTGTTGCGATTTGCAACTGtcaatcgatagttgataaaaattaaatttcgatatcttattacttaattaagaaaagttttgaaatcAGAGAATGGTCCTAACcgttattaaatgaaatttaattacaaaattccatCAAAAAGTTGACCTGTTTTCCTATATAAAATAGGTTTATAAATcccaaattttagtatttatcaATTGTCGATTGATAGTTGTAAATCACAATAAGGCTgtatattaaaaattgatttaacttAAACTTAAGTATTGCATTGCGATtcatgaattaaataaattacgAATTACAGGTTGTCAAAGGAGGAGCTCTGGAACAGTGTATCAGTGAACTTCAGAAATTCAGCGAGCAGGTGTACCTAAACTCGTTGTCTAGCCAAGTAAAGACGATTCTTCAGCGGCCAGCATCTCATGTAATGGGCTTGGAACCTCCACAAAGAGATCTAGTTCCACCATCATCCGTTGGACGTCTCTTAAATATCCTCAAGGAAATACTTTCTGTGGCTACCATGGTCGATGGACGTCAGTCAGACATTACTAAGATCGTCTCCTGCGTTATTGATCCTCTCCTCCAATCAGTGCAGGAGTCTGCTTCTCATTTACCGACAGTCGATATGGCTGTTTATCTTCTGAATTGTCTCTATCACATGCAAAGTACTTTGGCTGTCTACGAGTACATGGATGAGAGAGTTGAACGTTTACAAGCTCAATCTGAAGCTCAAATGGATACTCTTACATCCGAGCAGGCTTCCTCGCTAGTTGCTAATTTGAATCTTGGCCCAATATATACGATTTTgcaaaataatcaaaacaaaattgaagcgAATCTATTGAAGATTTTCATGAGTAAAATGGATGCATTTTTGGAAATGCCCGATATTTTGTTATTGCCACAAATTCAGTTACTCTTGTCGAGTAATCATCGATCGACTGTGCAGAAGAGGGCATTTAATGTGATTGTTACCATTTACAAGCAAATCTATGAGAGGGTTCACGATCCAGCAAATGGATTTGAAAATCCTGAGACGATTTTTTCGAAGACTCCCGAGCAGGTGTCGAGTATTTTGGCAGTGTAGTTTGTGtgcaataaattgtattttagataaaaagttacatattcaaataataaaaaataattaaaattttatttaaatgtttttaattttattacttgcgggtggaaaattaaaaaaaaagggtgtAAGCCGTTCAAAAGTTTATTCAAAATAACATATGCAAGACATGTCCAAACCACATCCAAAatgcatccaaaacgcgtctagaacgcacccaaaacgcgtctaaaacgcgtccaaaactcgtccaaaacgcatccgaaacgcgtccgaaacgcgtccgaaaagcgtctgaaacgcgtcgaAAACGCGTCGAAAAGGCGTCAaatgaaacgcgtccgaaacgcgtccaaaactcgtTAAAAACTCGTTTATTTTATAAGTAAGTTACAACcttgtttgcaattttttctcaacatttttctttacataaaaaaattaacgaaaactgtTAGACTCGATATTGAAAATGTTtgagttttcaattttatagttaTTTGGGAAGGTACCATTAGTTTTGGTCcagaaaaatttctattttcctTAAACTgaaaactaccaagtttgaagtaaatCGCTCGAGGTTCATAGATACAGATAATtcccatttttttctatttttataatcGTACCATCGACATATGCCTTATATAAAGTACCCATAGTACaagtaagaaaataaattttgaactaaataaaaaaaacttacattttcatCTTTCTTCCTTTGATCATAAATAAAACTaaaggtttaattttttaattaaatacattttttttgtaaatttatttaataaaattaatcctAACATTTTAACTACCCACttacattaaaattttattttttaaatataaatatcataaatataataaatatgtatataaaattttaaatatattaaaaattatattaaatttttattgcaccATTCAAATAGTTTCTCTTGGATATTCAATTGCACCTTATTTTTTacttgtaaatttttatttataaaaataaatacatccaATACAAtactaaatatatatatattttttaattatttacaaattaacttttattataaaaaaatacaattataggtattgtattttttatttatttatattatttggaTGTCTTAGCTGAAATTGAagctaaaattaaatatttccttaaaaaaataaaataaaatttaaactaaattaaaattgttattgcaCCATGGGCAGTGTAGTAAAAGCTGGACTTATATATTTCAATAATCCCAGCAAGTCTTCTTACCCATTTGGTTGTTTATAATCTAAGATTGCACTTCCGGCCGAGACAACGGAAAAATAtcacattttcgttttttttttccttaaatctaaaaaaaatattaaattttttataaacttaaatataaattgcacCAAATGATTTGGacggattgttttttttttacataattaaattatattgcacacttaaaaattattataattttattaaatattatttctaaaTGCAGAATTTATAAGAAAGTATTTACAATACTAgatcaatttacaaaaaaaaagttgagaagaTCTTCACATTCTTCAAgcttttctaatatttttatacaaaaccgAATGTGTTTCCACACTCTCCGCTCCCGATTCACACGTATCATCTGCATAAGGTTCACCTTCTTCTTCAGTTTCAGTTTGTGATATATAAGACGCTCGACTTTGAGATCGTTCTTCTTCATCTGAAGAGTAAATACTTATCGGAACCATTTTTCTTGAAGATCTTCTTCCAAGACTTCTCGTAAGTGTTCGATTAGAATCTTCATCATCGTCCTTATCTCGCTCTTCTTTGTCACTCTTAACCCTCTCGAGGGTTCGATTACTATCTGACTCGGCATCACCATCAACATGATCTTCACTACTATGTGTATCTGAATGATCTTCAATTGTATCTACTCTTATTACACGATCACGCCCACTCATCATCTTGAAATTGTAGCGATCGTAAAATCGTCTGTTGTAAACATCGCTAGAGTCAGCACTCATATAGCCACTGTCTAGATCTGTCAGTCGATGGCCATAACGTTGTTCGTAATAGTTCGTATAGCTTTGTGGAGCTGAAGAACTGCTCTTCACACTCCAaacttcagaataaaaaaaaagtatctaatgtcgaattcctttcaattgaaaaatcgaattttcggcgatctcgaagcgaattttttctgaaaatcatgttccatagaaaaaaaattcgcctcaaacgaagcagaattcgaattttttttaatccctcttttttgagagatttacacggatttgcacacacacttgtaacatttgacatttctcaaacgtcaagctgaaagttttcttcgtgttgtttgtttatttgagaacaccaacttaaaataaagagtaaattttaattgaatatcgtatttttattgcggaaaaatatgaaataaataaaaaaaaaacaatgtgcgatcaaaatatattttttcctggcatatttcttgtgaaaaagtaaaattactgtcacttttcttctcgtaattgtcgtcagaaaattttttctctgtaaaaccacagcatacgaccaaaataataaccttctacttcatcttcactcagatcttaataataactgcaatttccctttgattctgattaaaataaatctatattaccgaagaaaataaacaaaattattgatcaaaggaatctctggttttattttgcagaaattgttttggtttcagcttgacgttcgtgtaaaaattgttgtcaaatgacacacatacaatcgcaaaaagaattcggtctgttttcatgttcctttttaacaccaaaaattcgatttttttgaggcgattcaaaaaattgaaaggaattcgacataactctgatcgtttggcattccggatcggacagtcccggacgcttctaagaattcccaaacgaaaacgctattaaaGGGAAATTCGACTTAGGAGAAGTTTGATTTAGAGAGAGTCAACTGTGATCCTTTCTAGGTTAATGAAATTAACATTACTAGAAGCATTTAGTTGTGATTAAATTGCAAAGTTGAGATTTTGCATACTTGAGTTAATAGAATCgaattacatacatacatactaaAAACAgtatagggtgttttttttttaagacgaccatcgatttttttgttggaaatagCCAAAATAGTCCCTAAAAATTTGGACCTTTATATTTAAGATTTAGCATTTTTTGAAGAGTTCCCATAATACGAAGGTACACACGAACTTTCACGGGTGACCATTTaccccaaaaaaatttatatattcacTTCATGACTTGCTTCAGAAGTATGTAAAAGGCTTTATATAACTACAACAAAAAGtgagaaatttacaaaagtaaaaacttTTCCTTCCTAACGCCatccgattttgaaaaaaaagctacaaaaattattgttaagtCGACAGCGAaatgcacgaacttgctcttagggatagttgtacaaatatttaatccgtggttcagcaacttatTTATCTCCTGAATTCGGTGGTAATTTTTAACACTGTTTTTTTAGGTCCAAATAAGTTGAAATTATTAAATCCatatttgaaccaaagttgataTCCGCT
Proteins encoded in this region:
- the LOC129905299 gene encoding conserved oligomeric Golgi complex subunit 6-like; its protein translation is MSELSAAEEDRIQKRVNKILETRLDTDKDTLEALADLSTFFTDNTLQNRRNLRSQIEKRSVGINENFLNAFREVKLSLDAVCTEIDTMANSVRTMKEDLESSKALTHDLITQTNSLQEERSKLQIHQQIAEAFLGRFQLSVPEHQMLYGTTRDAPIVGDFFKVLDRVQAIHSDCRVLMQCGYQTAALDIMEEMTLHQEGALERLYRWTQNHCRNLNNNEIGGLVVEAMNRLQDRPVLFKYVIDEYAISRRAVLVRMFIDALTVGGPGGNPKPIEMHAHDPKRYIGDMFAWLHQAIPSEKENLMILVKKCDKNDLSDQIQTALAHIADGVCHPLKVRVETILNSEKDTIILFALSNLLRFYQHTINQVVKGGALEQCISELQKFSEQVYLNSLSSQVKTILQRPASHVMGLEPPQRDLVPPSSVGRLLNILKEILSVATMVDGRQSDITKIVSCVIDPLLQSVQESASHLPTVDMAVYLLNCLYHMQSTLAVYEYMDERVERLQAQSEAQMDTLTSEQASSLVANLNLGPIYTILQNNQNKIEANLLKIFMSKMDAFLEMPDILLLPQIQLLLSSNHRSTVQKRAFNVIVTIYKQIYERVHDPANGFENPETIFSKTPEQVSSILAV